From Vitis vinifera cultivar Pinot Noir 40024 chromosome 3, ASM3070453v1, the proteins below share one genomic window:
- the LOC104878887 gene encoding uncharacterized protein LOC104878887: protein MTEYSVLLVSRLGPLRYLFDRPVLTGRLMRWLVLLTEFDIHYATQKSVKGSIVANHLASLPISDDRSVDDDFPDEQIVSMTSITGWRLYFDGATNQSGFGIGILLISPQGDHIPRSVWLAFFDHHWLTNNIVEYEACITGLETALDLGIRQLEIHGDSNLVIQQTQGIWRTRDKKLKPYHAYLDLLSDGFDVLRYIHLPRAENQFADALATLASMIVIPAGVTVRPLLIETRSTPTYYCLIREI from the coding sequence atgacagagtattccGTGCTCTTGGTCTCACGATTAGGCCCGTTGAGGTATCTATTTGACAGGCCTGTTCTGACCGGTAgactcatgagatggttggtattgttgacagagtttgatattcattatGCCACACAGAAGTCAGTAAAAGGAAGCATTGTTGCAAATCATCTAGCTTCTTTGCCGATATCCGATGACAGATcggttgatgatgatttccctgatgAGCAGATTGTTTCAATGACTAGTATTACGGGATGGCggttgtactttgatggtgccaCCAATCAGTCGGGGTTTGGCATTGGTATCTTGTTGATATCACCACAGGGTGATCATATCCCTAGATCAGTCTGGTTAGCATTTTTCGATCATCACTGGTTGACGAATAATATTGTGgagtatgaggcttgcattACAGGTTTGGAGACTGCACTCGATCTTGGCATTAGACAGTTAGAGATCCATGGGGATTCCAATTTGGTTATACAGCAAACTCAGGGCATCTGGAGGACTCGGGATAAGAAGTTAAAACCCTACCATGCTTACTTGGACTTGTTGAGTGATGGATTTGATGTGTTAAGGTATATACATCTGCCTAGGGCGGAGAATCAGTTTGCCGATGCATTAGCCACCTTGGCTTCTATGATTGTGATCCCCGCGGGGGTGACTGTTAGGCCATTGCTGATTGAAACTAGGTCTACACCAACTTACTATTGTCTAATTAGAGAGATATAG